In Janibacter alkaliphilus, the following proteins share a genomic window:
- a CDS encoding LysM peptidoglycan-binding domain-containing protein, producing the protein MVLPLVVPTPAVAADLPVLDAHEQVATAEEAEGRRHTVRTGETVYDIAERYDVSPGAIARRNHLDATSMIRPGQRLVIPSASSGSTETSSSAGTGRSGPTRGYTVRTGDTLDGIARRHDMSVTRLARLNGIGSSELIQPGQRLRVTGTAARPAKRSTQADQRTSASRHTVRTGETLDGIAQRYRTSTARLARVNDLSTDELIRPGQRLRVPGGSSTSTSTSSSSSTSSSSGSSTSGGNTFAGRTYADDVVASADRHRSILESRTVPSRTATKEKITAIARRHGVDPSLALAISYQESGWNQQKVSVADAIGTMQVIPSSGEWASQMAGRELDLLDTDDNITAGVLLLKTLTEMADSPADAIAGYYQGLGSVEENGMYTDTRSYVRNVQALQRQL; encoded by the coding sequence GTGGTCCTGCCCCTCGTCGTCCCGACCCCCGCCGTCGCCGCCGACCTGCCCGTCCTCGACGCGCACGAGCAGGTGGCCACCGCCGAGGAGGCCGAAGGGCGCCGGCACACGGTCCGTACCGGTGAGACGGTCTACGACATCGCAGAGCGCTACGACGTCTCCCCCGGGGCGATCGCCCGGCGCAACCACCTCGACGCCACCTCGATGATCCGGCCGGGCCAGCGCCTGGTGATCCCCAGCGCCTCGAGCGGCTCCACCGAGACCAGCTCCTCCGCAGGCACCGGACGCAGCGGCCCGACCCGCGGCTACACCGTGCGCACCGGCGACACCCTCGACGGGATCGCCCGGCGGCACGACATGAGCGTCACCCGGCTGGCCCGCCTCAACGGCATCGGCAGCAGCGAGCTCATCCAGCCCGGGCAGCGGCTGCGGGTCACCGGCACCGCCGCCCGACCGGCCAAGCGCAGCACCCAGGCCGACCAGCGCACCAGCGCCTCGCGGCACACCGTGCGCACCGGCGAGACCCTGGACGGCATCGCCCAGCGCTACCGCACCTCCACCGCCCGGCTCGCCCGGGTCAACGACCTGAGCACCGACGAGCTCATCCGGCCCGGGCAGCGCCTGCGGGTCCCGGGCGGCTCGTCCACGAGCACCTCGACCAGCTCCTCGTCCTCGACCAGCTCCTCCTCCGGCTCGTCCACCTCGGGGGGCAACACCTTCGCCGGGCGCACCTACGCCGACGACGTGGTGGCCTCGGCGGACCGGCACCGCAGCATCCTGGAGTCGCGGACCGTGCCCTCGCGCACCGCGACCAAGGAGAAGATCACGGCGATCGCCCGCCGCCACGGCGTCGACCCCTCCCTGGCCCTGGCGATCTCCTACCAGGAGTCCGGCTGGAACCAGCAGAAGGTCTCGGTCGCCGACGCCATCGGCACCATGCAGGTCATCCCGAGCTCCGGGGAGTGGGCCTCGCAGATGGCCGGCCGCGAGCTCGACCTGCTGGACACCGACGACAACATCACCGCCGGCGTGCTGCTGCTGAAGACGCTCACCGAGATGGCCGACTCCCCCGCCGACGCGATCGCCGGCTACTACCAGGGCCTCGGCTCGGTCGAGGAGAACGGCATGTACACCGACACCCGCTCCTACGTGCGCAACGTGCAGGCGTTGCAGCGGCAGCTGTGA
- a CDS encoding Rv2175c family DNA-binding protein, whose product MTDASSTDESSPDESSTDDRRVDQGASSQDRAPAEAAAPGSPVPAPDPLDELEWLTLPDLAERLGLRLTQVRRLLDDRVLVGIRRGERRVLSVPADFLDDEGPLPALAGTFTVLADSGLDDAEIIAWMTARDETLPGGPTPLAAIRAGHKTEVRRRAMEEAL is encoded by the coding sequence GTGACCGACGCGAGCAGCACCGACGAGAGCAGCCCCGACGAGAGCAGCACCGACGACCGCAGGGTCGACCAGGGCGCGAGCAGCCAGGACCGGGCCCCGGCCGAGGCCGCAGCGCCTGGTAGCCCGGTGCCCGCCCCCGACCCGCTGGACGAGCTGGAGTGGCTGACGCTGCCCGACCTCGCCGAGCGCCTCGGCCTGCGGCTGACCCAGGTGCGTCGGCTGCTCGACGACCGGGTCCTCGTCGGGATCCGGCGCGGCGAGCGTCGGGTGCTCAGCGTCCCGGCCGACTTCCTCGACGATGAGGGCCCGCTGCCGGCGCTGGCCGGGACCTTCACCGTGCTGGCCGACAGCGGCCTCGACGACGCCGAGATCATCGCCTGGATGACCGCCCGTGACGAGACCCTGCCGGGCGGGCCGACGCCGCTGGCGGCGATCCGCGCCGGGCACAAGACCGAGGTGCGTCGCCGGGCCATGGAAGAAGCCCTCTGA
- the pknB gene encoding Stk1 family PASTA domain-containing Ser/Thr kinase: MAATGTHPLVGETVDGRYRVLRHIADGGMASVLLATDLRLEREVALKVMRPDLTSDERLVARFRREARSAARLSHPNVVPVYDQGEHDGLVFLAMEHVEGRTAREVVDDEGALTPRAALDILEPVLTGLAAAHEAGYIHRDVKPENVLIPERGPVKVADFGLARAVTSQTTTANEGVLFGTVSYLSPEQVERGVADPRSDVYAAGLLLFELLTGTTAIDGETPIHVAFQHVHGGVPAPSSRSAGLSPLLDELVAAATAIDPDQRPRDAGAYLEQVRRVRADLTPEELDSRPAVAAPAPRGAATVAHPRPTPTRAITEAGAVGSTAQGATVEGSTAVVPTGPSEPPGRTSARVRRRRLLALLLALVLLLASAGGWYALAGPGSRTTVPEVAGLDQAAVEDRLAESDLDLNATQAFDEQVPAGEAIGSRPGTGSEVGKGSDIAVTFSKGPERYAVPDLSGRTRDQAGSALDELNLAVGEVTEAWDEEVPTGQVVSSDPESGVELRRDDAVDLVISKGPEPITVPSVTGQGFDDATATLEDLGLEVTRADDAFSSSVPKGSVATQDPATGQLYRGDTVTLTVSKGPEMVDVPSVEGLSKAAATDKLEKAGFTVKVQTFLGGVLDEVRAADPQAGTSAPKGSTVTILVV, from the coding sequence GTGGCAGCGACCGGGACCCATCCGCTCGTCGGCGAGACCGTCGACGGTCGCTACCGCGTGCTCCGGCACATCGCCGACGGCGGCATGGCCAGCGTGCTGCTGGCCACCGACCTGCGCCTGGAGCGCGAGGTCGCCCTCAAGGTCATGCGCCCCGACCTCACCAGCGACGAGCGGCTGGTCGCCCGATTCCGCCGCGAGGCCCGCTCGGCGGCTCGGCTGAGCCACCCCAACGTCGTCCCGGTCTACGACCAGGGCGAGCACGACGGCCTGGTCTTCCTGGCCATGGAGCACGTCGAGGGGCGCACCGCCCGCGAGGTCGTCGACGACGAGGGCGCGCTGACCCCGCGCGCCGCCCTGGACATCCTCGAGCCGGTGCTCACCGGGCTGGCCGCCGCCCACGAGGCCGGCTACATCCACCGCGACGTCAAGCCCGAGAACGTCCTCATCCCCGAGCGCGGCCCGGTGAAGGTCGCCGACTTCGGCCTGGCCCGGGCGGTCACCTCGCAGACGACGACGGCCAACGAGGGGGTCCTCTTCGGCACCGTCTCTTACCTCTCCCCCGAGCAGGTGGAGCGCGGCGTCGCCGACCCGCGCAGCGACGTCTACGCGGCCGGGCTGCTGCTCTTCGAGCTGCTCACCGGCACCACGGCCATCGACGGCGAGACCCCGATCCACGTCGCCTTCCAGCACGTCCACGGCGGTGTCCCGGCGCCCTCCTCCCGCTCCGCCGGGCTCTCCCCGCTGCTGGACGAGCTGGTCGCCGCGGCCACCGCCATCGACCCGGACCAGCGCCCGCGGGACGCCGGCGCCTACCTGGAGCAGGTGCGCCGGGTGCGAGCCGACCTCACGCCCGAGGAGCTGGACAGCCGGCCCGCGGTGGCGGCCCCGGCACCACGGGGCGCGGCCACCGTGGCCCACCCCCGACCGACCCCGACCCGGGCGATCACCGAGGCCGGTGCCGTCGGCTCGACCGCTCAGGGGGCGACCGTCGAGGGGTCGACCGCGGTGGTGCCGACCGGCCCGTCGGAGCCGCCAGGACGCACCAGCGCCCGGGTACGACGCCGTCGCCTGCTGGCCTTGCTGCTCGCCCTCGTGCTGCTGCTCGCCTCGGCCGGCGGCTGGTACGCCCTGGCCGGGCCCGGCTCACGGACGACCGTGCCGGAGGTGGCCGGTCTGGACCAGGCGGCCGTGGAGGACCGGCTCGCCGAGAGCGACCTCGACCTCAACGCCACCCAGGCCTTCGACGAGCAGGTGCCGGCCGGCGAGGCGATCGGCTCGCGGCCGGGCACCGGCAGCGAGGTCGGCAAGGGCAGCGACATCGCGGTGACCTTCTCCAAGGGCCCCGAGCGCTACGCCGTGCCCGACCTCAGCGGCCGCACCCGGGACCAGGCGGGCAGCGCCCTGGACGAGCTCAACCTCGCCGTAGGCGAGGTCACCGAGGCCTGGGACGAGGAGGTGCCGACCGGTCAGGTCGTCTCCTCCGACCCGGAGAGCGGCGTCGAGCTGCGCCGGGACGACGCGGTCGACCTCGTCATCAGCAAGGGTCCCGAGCCGATCACCGTGCCCAGCGTCACCGGCCAGGGCTTCGACGACGCCACGGCGACCCTGGAGGACCTGGGGCTGGAGGTCACCCGCGCCGACGACGCCTTCAGCTCCTCGGTGCCCAAGGGCAGCGTGGCCACCCAGGACCCGGCCACCGGCCAGCTCTACCGCGGCGACACGGTGACGCTGACCGTCTCCAAGGGCCCCGAGATGGTCGACGTGCCCTCGGTCGAGGGGCTGAGCAAGGCGGCCGCCACGGACAAGCTGGAGAAGGCGGGCTTCACGGTCAAGGTGCAGACCTTCCTCGGCGGGGTGCTCGACGAGGTGCGCGCGGCCGACCCGCAGGCCGGGACCTCGGCTCCGAAGGGCAGCACGGTAACCATCCTCGTGGTCTGA
- the metF gene encoding methylenetetrahydrofolate reductase [NAD(P)H], with product MSEQPLRPESGVGTIRRHLSDTRPTVSFEFSPPKDDTGEEALWEALRQLEAVGPDFVSVTYGAGGSSQDRTLRITEEMARRTSLTAMAHLTCVAQSVDDLREVLAGYAAAGIDHVMALRGDPPGDPRGEWVAHPGGLDHADQLVSLVRGSGDFEVGVAAFPDVHPDSASLEEDVQTLVRKADAGATFAVTQMVFDPETYLRLRDAVSARREMPISAGIMPITSIRQITRMAELMGTPLPEAVLSRLRAVEDDPAAVREVGMDIATEHAERMLSEGAPGLHFITMNRSTATIELRSRLAGQLG from the coding sequence ATGAGCGAGCAGCCGCTGCGTCCCGAGTCCGGGGTGGGCACCATCCGGCGCCACCTGAGCGACACCCGACCCACGGTGAGCTTCGAGTTCTCCCCGCCGAAGGACGACACCGGCGAGGAGGCCCTCTGGGAGGCCCTGCGCCAGCTCGAGGCGGTCGGCCCCGACTTCGTCTCGGTGACCTACGGCGCCGGCGGCTCCAGCCAGGACCGCACGCTGCGGATCACCGAGGAGATGGCCCGGCGCACCTCGCTGACCGCGATGGCCCATCTCACCTGCGTCGCGCAGTCGGTGGACGACCTGCGCGAGGTGCTCGCCGGCTACGCCGCGGCCGGCATCGACCACGTCATGGCGCTGCGCGGCGACCCGCCCGGCGACCCGCGGGGCGAGTGGGTGGCTCATCCCGGCGGGCTGGACCACGCCGACCAGCTGGTCTCGCTGGTGCGCGGGTCCGGGGACTTCGAGGTCGGGGTGGCCGCCTTCCCGGACGTGCACCCGGACTCGGCCTCGCTGGAGGAGGACGTGCAGACCCTGGTGCGCAAGGCCGACGCCGGGGCCACCTTCGCGGTCACCCAGATGGTCTTCGACCCCGAGACCTACCTGCGCCTGCGGGACGCGGTCTCGGCGCGCCGGGAGATGCCGATCTCGGCCGGGATCATGCCGATCACGAGCATCCGGCAGATCACCCGGATGGCCGAGCTCATGGGGACCCCGCTGCCCGAGGCGGTGCTCTCCCGGCTGCGGGCCGTCGAGGACGACCCGGCAGCGGTGCGGGAGGTCGGCATGGACATCGCCACCGAGCACGCCGAGCGGATGCTGAGCGAAGGGGCGCCCGGGCTGCACTTCATCACGATGAACCGCTCCACCGCCACGATCGAGCTGCGCTCCCGGCTGGCGGGCCAGCTCGGCTGA
- a CDS encoding class II 3-deoxy-7-phosphoheptulonate synthase: MAEQLGADRPAAQQPTWPDSDALDSAVSTLRAMPPLVFAGECDDLRDRMAAASVGEAFVLQGGDCAETFVDATADNIRDRVKTVLQMSAVLTYGAGMPVVKMGRMAGQFAKPRSKDTETRDEVTLPAYRGDMVNDFAFTEQARRPDPQRLVNGYHASAATLNLVRAFTQGGFADLRRVHDWNRGFVSNAANQRYEGLARDIDKAMRFMAACGVDFEAMRATEFWSAHEALLLDYERPMTRIDSRTGDLYDTSGHFLWVGERTRQLDGAHLEFVSRVRNPIGMKVSDKADPDELLRVIDKLDPHREPGRLTFITRMGAGTIREALPPIIERVRDSGAIVTWICDPMHGNTFESASGFKTRAFDDVVDEVRGFFEVHRQLGTVPGGLHVELTGTDVTECLGGAERILDEDLNKRYESVCDPRLNHRQSLELAFLTAEMLAER; encoded by the coding sequence GTGGCCGAGCAGCTCGGCGCCGACCGGCCCGCCGCCCAGCAGCCCACCTGGCCCGACAGCGACGCGCTCGACAGCGCGGTGAGCACGCTGCGCGCGATGCCGCCGCTGGTCTTCGCCGGGGAGTGCGACGACCTGCGCGACCGGATGGCCGCCGCCTCGGTCGGCGAGGCCTTCGTCCTGCAGGGCGGGGACTGCGCCGAGACCTTCGTCGACGCCACCGCGGACAACATCCGCGACCGGGTCAAGACCGTCCTGCAGATGTCCGCCGTGCTCACCTACGGCGCCGGCATGCCGGTGGTGAAGATGGGCCGGATGGCCGGCCAGTTCGCCAAGCCGCGCTCCAAGGACACCGAGACCCGCGACGAGGTCACCCTGCCGGCCTACCGCGGCGACATGGTCAACGACTTCGCCTTCACCGAGCAGGCCCGGCGCCCGGACCCGCAGCGCCTGGTCAACGGCTACCACGCCAGCGCCGCCACGCTGAACCTCGTCCGCGCCTTCACCCAGGGCGGCTTCGCCGACCTGCGGCGGGTGCACGACTGGAACCGTGGCTTCGTCTCCAACGCGGCCAACCAGCGCTACGAGGGCCTGGCCCGGGACATCGACAAGGCGATGCGCTTCATGGCGGCCTGCGGCGTCGACTTCGAGGCGATGCGGGCGACCGAGTTCTGGTCGGCGCACGAGGCGCTGCTGCTGGACTACGAGCGCCCGATGACCCGGATCGACTCGCGCACCGGCGACCTCTACGACACCTCCGGCCACTTCCTGTGGGTGGGCGAGCGGACCCGGCAGCTGGACGGGGCGCACCTCGAGTTCGTCAGCCGGGTGCGCAACCCGATCGGGATGAAGGTCTCCGACAAGGCCGACCCCGACGAGCTGCTGCGGGTCATCGACAAGCTGGACCCGCACCGCGAGCCCGGCCGGCTGACCTTCATCACCCGGATGGGCGCGGGCACGATCCGCGAGGCGCTGCCGCCGATCATCGAGCGGGTGCGCGACTCCGGCGCGATCGTCACCTGGATCTGCGACCCGATGCACGGCAACACCTTCGAGTCGGCCTCCGGCTTCAAGACCCGGGCCTTCGACGACGTCGTCGACGAGGTGCGCGGCTTCTTCGAGGTGCACCGGCAGCTGGGCACCGTCCCCGGCGGGCTGCACGTCGAGCTCACCGGCACCGACGTCACCGAGTGCCTCGGCGGCGCGGAGCGGATCCTCGACGAGGACCTCAACAAGCGCTACGAGAGCGTCTGCGACCCGCGGCTGAACCACCGGCAGAGCCTCGAGCTCGCCTTCCTCACCGCGGAGATGCTCGCCGAGCGCTGA
- a CDS encoding DUF6504 family protein, with translation MSRRVEETIEVRLTSPEEIPSGASSGTLTTGGEPSPDQFLWRGRLYRVTGVVDRWQERRSWWREATRERPLGAVPTGRQVWRVEASPGRSGVPGVYDLADAEGPDGSWRLLRTQD, from the coding sequence GTGTCCCGCCGCGTCGAGGAAACCATCGAGGTCCGCCTGACCAGTCCCGAGGAGATCCCGTCCGGGGCCTCGTCCGGGACCCTGACGACCGGCGGTGAGCCGTCGCCGGACCAGTTCCTCTGGCGCGGGCGGCTGTACCGGGTGACCGGGGTGGTCGACCGGTGGCAGGAGCGTCGCTCGTGGTGGCGCGAGGCCACCCGTGAGCGTCCGCTGGGGGCCGTGCCGACCGGCCGTCAGGTCTGGCGGGTGGAGGCCAGCCCGGGCCGTTCCGGCGTGCCCGGGGTCTACGACCTCGCCGACGCCGAGGGGCCGGACGGCTCCTGGCGGCTGCTGCGGACCCAGGACTGA
- a CDS encoding polyprenyl synthetase family protein, whose product MTDPFADDLRGRVQHRLDAELDRHERTLAEIGPDVADLITPVRELLSGGKRLRAAFAYWGWRAAGQPDDDGAVGVAAAMELFQAAALLHDDVMDDSDTRRGRPAAHRVLSTAHRERGWLGDGERFGLSGAILAGNLCLQWCEDLYTGSGLPPAALMAGREVFERMRTQLMAGQYLDVVTAVRPWHDLPQQERIERARHVITYKSAKYSVEHPLLLGATAGGADPDDRAALSRYGLALGRAFQLRDDVLGVFGDPASTGKPAGDDLREGKRTVLVARALAGADDLDARRIETWLGDPDLSTADVDAFRAVLTDTGAVAAVEDEIARGAARAHEALAAAPGLEPGAAAVLAELVEITTARST is encoded by the coding sequence GTGACCGACCCCTTCGCCGACGACCTGCGCGGGCGTGTCCAGCACCGCCTGGACGCCGAGCTGGACCGGCACGAGCGCACCCTGGCCGAGATCGGCCCGGACGTCGCCGACCTGATCACCCCGGTGCGCGAGCTGCTCTCCGGGGGCAAGCGGCTGCGGGCCGCCTTCGCCTACTGGGGCTGGCGGGCCGCCGGGCAGCCGGACGACGACGGCGCCGTGGGGGTGGCCGCGGCGATGGAGCTCTTCCAGGCGGCCGCGCTGCTGCACGACGACGTCATGGACGACAGCGACACCCGCCGCGGGCGCCCGGCCGCGCACCGGGTGCTCTCCACGGCCCACCGCGAGCGCGGCTGGCTCGGCGACGGCGAGCGCTTCGGGCTCTCCGGGGCCATCCTCGCCGGCAACCTGTGCCTGCAGTGGTGCGAGGACCTCTACACCGGCAGCGGGCTGCCCCCGGCGGCGCTGATGGCCGGCCGCGAGGTCTTCGAGCGGATGCGCACCCAGCTCATGGCCGGCCAGTACCTCGACGTGGTCACCGCGGTGCGCCCGTGGCACGACCTGCCGCAGCAGGAGCGGATCGAGCGGGCCCGGCACGTCATCACCTACAAGAGCGCCAAGTACTCGGTCGAGCACCCGCTGCTGCTGGGCGCCACCGCCGGCGGCGCCGACCCGGACGACCGCGCCGCGCTCTCCCGCTACGGCCTGGCGCTGGGCCGGGCCTTCCAGCTGCGCGACGACGTCCTCGGCGTCTTCGGCGACCCGGCCAGCACCGGCAAGCCGGCCGGCGACGACCTGCGCGAGGGCAAGCGCACGGTGCTCGTCGCCCGGGCCCTGGCCGGGGCGGACGACCTGGACGCCCGCCGGATCGAGACCTGGCTGGGCGACCCGGACCTCAGCACCGCCGACGTCGACGCCTTCCGCGCGGTGCTCACCGACACCGGTGCGGTGGCGGCGGTGGAGGACGAGATCGCCCGCGGGGCGGCACGGGCGCACGAGGCGCTCGCCGCGGCGCCGGGGCTGGAGCCGGGAGCCGCCGCGGTGCTGGCCGAGCTGGTGGAGATCACCACCGCGCGTAGCACCTGA
- a CDS encoding SAV_6107 family HEPN domain-containing protein: MMRTTSTPTSGTATTGTATTGTSTPSPLTLPSVTTAMDLLAAAGQSLGEAHWAATLHARYASTRVAVLRAAAAVLAVRGGPHRGRGPTPVWELLPRLAPELTEWAEHFAAALPEDPADGRGPVCVRVVDDLLRDGEEFTRIVARTLGLPPVPVTADLTTLTG, from the coding sequence ATGATGCGCACCACCAGCACCCCCACGTCCGGCACCGCCACGACGGGCACCGCCACGACGGGCACCTCCACGCCCTCGCCGCTCACGCTGCCCTCGGTGACCACGGCCATGGACCTGCTCGCCGCGGCCGGGCAGAGCCTCGGCGAGGCGCACTGGGCGGCCACCCTGCACGCCCGCTACGCCAGCACCCGGGTGGCCGTGCTGCGCGCCGCCGCGGCCGTCCTGGCCGTCCGCGGCGGCCCGCACCGCGGCCGTGGCCCGACCCCGGTGTGGGAGCTGCTGCCCCGGCTGGCCCCCGAGCTGACCGAGTGGGCCGAGCACTTCGCCGCCGCCCTGCCCGAGGACCCCGCGGACGGGCGCGGGCCGGTCTGCGTGCGGGTGGTCGACGACCTGCTGCGCGACGGCGAGGAGTTCACCCGGATCGTCGCCCGGACGCTCGGCCTGCCTCCGGTCCCGGTCACCGCCGACCTGACCACCCTCACCGGATGA
- a CDS encoding 1-acyl-sn-glycerol-3-phosphate acyltransferase, which produces MLYWFLKRVVLGPLLGVLFRPWVEGKDHVPDDGAAILASNHLSFSDSIFLPYVLDRRVTFLAKADYFTGTGVKGRATAFFFRAVGQLPIDRSGGKASEAALRSGLRVLDRGELLGLYPEGTRSPDSRLYRGRTGVARMALEAGVPVIPVAMIDTDKAQPTGQVIPNIRRVGVKIGRPLDFSRYEGMEGDRFVLRSITDEIMYELMQLSEQEYVDMYATSMKDRLVDRARRRAKGLQEAAKPGRAVSELEEALDEAEGAGRRRSGAAPSAAAGMPAETGAPAETDAWAEEKDAL; this is translated from the coding sequence GTGCTCTACTGGTTCCTCAAGCGGGTGGTCCTGGGCCCGTTGCTGGGGGTCCTCTTCCGCCCGTGGGTGGAGGGCAAGGACCACGTGCCCGACGACGGTGCGGCCATCCTGGCCAGCAACCATCTCTCCTTCTCGGACTCGATCTTCCTGCCGTACGTGCTGGACCGCCGGGTGACCTTCCTCGCCAAGGCCGACTACTTCACCGGCACCGGGGTCAAGGGGCGGGCGACCGCCTTCTTCTTCCGGGCCGTCGGGCAGCTGCCGATCGACCGCTCCGGCGGCAAGGCCAGCGAGGCCGCGCTGCGCTCGGGGCTGCGGGTGCTCGACCGCGGCGAGCTGCTCGGGCTCTACCCGGAGGGCACCCGCTCCCCGGACTCGCGGCTCTACCGCGGCCGCACAGGGGTCGCCCGGATGGCGCTGGAGGCCGGCGTGCCGGTGATCCCGGTGGCCATGATCGACACCGACAAGGCCCAGCCGACCGGGCAGGTCATCCCGAACATCCGCCGGGTCGGGGTGAAGATCGGCCGCCCTCTCGACTTCTCCCGCTACGAGGGGATGGAGGGCGACCGCTTCGTGCTGCGCTCCATCACCGACGAGATCATGTACGAGCTCATGCAGCTCTCCGAGCAGGAGTACGTCGACATGTACGCCACCTCGATGAAGGATCGGCTCGTCGACCGTGCCCGCCGTCGGGCGAAGGGGTTGCAGGAGGCAGCCAAGCCGGGTCGGGCCGTCAGCGAGCTCGAGGAGGCTCTCGACGAGGCGGAGGGAGCCGGCCGTCGTCGCTCCGGCGCTGCGCCGTCGGCAGCGGCCGGCATGCCGGCCGAGACCGGTGCACCCGCCGAGACCGACGCCTGGGCCGAGGAGAAGGACGCCCTGTAG
- the macS gene encoding MacS family sensor histidine kinase: MSAGPEVTGRQYHPSPLIDSAGGRGLAIYRLLALAYALALLVSHGEHVQRWWVALGYLGVLLVWSLVAPLLPRATVLAVVAELALAVTGIFLTNVVYEPAQVSAGIQTVPGVWSAAPVFAAALLGGARGGIAGAAVIATANIVQTQNHSPLMWHNIVLLFMLGGLVGLAVQLARQSQVRLEAALAASERLAERERIGREVHDGVLQALALINRRGRDLGGEAGDLADLAAEQERSLRALITRFEPASGAAASRDGSGPGRADLAALLVRHRSAQVEVVLPAGPLVLPTQVATELDAAVGAALDNVERHAGADAHAWVLVDADDERVEVVIRDDGTGMDEGRLVEAAEEGRLGASSSIRGRMHDLGGEAAWRAPATGGCTVTLTLPRPEVAGSAP; the protein is encoded by the coding sequence ATGAGCGCAGGGCCGGAGGTCACCGGGCGGCAGTACCACCCCTCGCCGCTCATCGACAGCGCCGGCGGCCGCGGGCTGGCCATCTACCGCCTGCTCGCCCTGGCCTACGCGCTGGCCCTGCTGGTCAGCCACGGCGAGCACGTGCAGCGCTGGTGGGTCGCGCTGGGCTACCTCGGGGTGCTGCTCGTGTGGTCGCTGGTCGCCCCGCTGCTGCCCCGGGCGACCGTGCTCGCGGTGGTCGCCGAGCTCGCCCTCGCGGTCACCGGCATCTTCCTCACCAACGTCGTCTACGAGCCGGCCCAGGTCAGCGCCGGCATCCAGACCGTGCCCGGGGTGTGGTCGGCCGCGCCGGTCTTCGCGGCGGCCCTGCTCGGCGGGGCCCGCGGCGGCATCGCCGGCGCGGCGGTCATCGCCACCGCCAACATCGTCCAGACGCAGAACCACTCGCCGCTGATGTGGCACAACATCGTGCTGCTCTTCATGCTCGGCGGGCTGGTCGGTCTGGCGGTGCAGCTGGCCCGGCAGAGCCAGGTGCGCCTGGAGGCGGCGCTGGCCGCCAGCGAGCGGCTGGCCGAGCGGGAGCGGATCGGCCGGGAGGTGCACGACGGGGTGCTGCAGGCCCTGGCCCTGATCAACCGGCGCGGACGCGACCTCGGTGGGGAGGCCGGCGACCTGGCCGACCTGGCCGCCGAGCAGGAGCGCAGCCTGCGGGCGCTGATCACCCGCTTCGAGCCCGCCTCGGGCGCCGCCGCCAGCCGGGACGGCAGCGGGCCGGGCCGCGCCGACCTCGCCGCGCTGCTGGTGCGCCACCGCAGCGCCCAGGTCGAGGTGGTGCTGCCGGCCGGCCCGCTGGTGCTGCCCACCCAGGTCGCCACCGAGCTGGACGCGGCCGTCGGTGCCGCCCTGGACAACGTGGAGCGGCACGCCGGCGCCGACGCCCACGCCTGGGTGCTGGTGGACGCCGACGACGAGCGGGTGGAGGTCGTCATCCGGGACGACGGCACCGGGATGGACGAGGGCCGCCTCGTCGAGGCCGCCGAGGAGGGGCGCCTGGGCGCCAGCAGCTCGATCCGCGGCCGGATGCACGACCTCGGCGGCGAGGCCGCCTGGCGGGCTCCCGCCACCGGCGGGTGCACCGTGACCCTCACCCTGCCGCGCCCCGAGGTGGCAGGCTCTGCCCCATGA
- a CDS encoding response regulator, with the protein MTDPSLTEPVTAVEVLVADDHPMWRDALVRDLEQAGLRVVGTAADGPQAVDRTRATSPDVLVLDLNLPHLRGDEVCRAIGDLPTRVLILSASGEEQDVLDAVKAGASGYLVKSASGEEIRAAVTATAAGEAVFTPGLAGLVLGEFRQMRARAESAPAPAQEEPVPELTSRETEILRLVATGMSAKEIAADLVISHRTVQNHVQNILGKLHLHNRVELTRFAISRGLDGSQDQT; encoded by the coding sequence ATGACCGACCCCAGCCTCACCGAGCCCGTGACCGCCGTCGAGGTGCTCGTCGCCGACGACCACCCGATGTGGCGCGACGCCCTGGTGCGCGACCTCGAGCAGGCCGGGCTGCGGGTGGTCGGGACCGCCGCCGACGGCCCGCAGGCGGTCGACCGGACCCGGGCCACCAGCCCGGACGTCCTCGTGCTCGACCTCAACCTGCCGCACCTGCGCGGCGACGAGGTGTGCCGGGCGATCGGTGACCTGCCCACCCGGGTGCTCATCCTCTCGGCCAGCGGCGAGGAGCAGGACGTCCTGGACGCGGTGAAGGCGGGCGCCAGCGGCTACCTCGTGAAGTCCGCCTCCGGCGAGGAGATCCGGGCCGCGGTGACCGCCACCGCGGCCGGCGAGGCCGTCTTCACCCCGGGCCTGGCCGGCCTGGTCCTCGGCGAGTTCCGGCAGATGCGCGCCCGCGCCGAGAGCGCCCCCGCCCCGGCCCAGGAGGAGCCGGTGCCCGAGCTGACCTCCCGGGAGACCGAGATCCTGCGGCTCGTGGCCACCGGGATGTCGGCGAAGGAGATCGCCGCCGACCTGGTCATCTCGCACCGCACCGTGCAGAACCACGTCCAGAACATCCTCGGCAAGCTGCACCTGCACAACCGGGTGGAGCTGACCCGCTTCGCCATCAGCCGAGGCCTGGACGGGAGCCAGGACCAGACCTGA